Proteins from one Bradyrhizobium roseum genomic window:
- a CDS encoding outer membrane protein, translated as MKKYLLATALVGLGSAPTLAADIAARPYTKAPALAAVYDWTGFYIGVNAGVGIGRDRFQHDFLGAGSGHSFYASPQGGFGGGQAGYNWQMGSVLGPIVFGLEADIQGAGLSDDRSTFNEAGVLRSYSHKLDWFGTARGRIGIAKGPVLGYFTAGYAFANVKTGASASFGGVTNAFANERMAGGLVIGSGVEAALGGNWTGKIEYLRLDLGNRSDIAALAAATPINTELREHIFRVGLNYRIGGTAYAPVAAANWAGFYLGGNFGSGIGRDRSTLNQPAIGSFQTFNLAPEGKLGGVQAGYNWQAANWVYGLEADIQGSTQKDNKTCVLSCTPGAPTAAYDATLPWLATVRGRLGYSVGSTLFYATGGLAYGSIKTKIATTSVAGQVTQSFSHTNAGWTAGAGIETPFKFMGLLGPNWTTKAEYLYVDLGSTSDSFNFGGVPATATRSVTEHVFRTGINYHFNSPVAAKY; from the coding sequence ATGAAGAAGTACCTGTTGGCCACCGCTCTCGTTGGCCTGGGCTCCGCTCCGACACTCGCCGCTGATATCGCCGCCCGACCCTACACCAAAGCCCCCGCACTCGCCGCCGTCTACGACTGGACCGGCTTCTACATCGGCGTCAACGCCGGCGTCGGCATCGGCCGCGACCGCTTCCAGCACGACTTCCTCGGCGCGGGATCCGGTCATTCGTTTTACGCCTCGCCGCAGGGCGGCTTCGGCGGCGGCCAGGCCGGCTATAATTGGCAGATGGGTTCGGTGCTCGGCCCGATCGTTTTCGGTCTTGAGGCGGACATTCAGGGCGCCGGCCTGAGCGATGATCGCTCCACCTTCAACGAGGCCGGTGTCTTAAGAAGCTATAGCCATAAGCTCGACTGGTTCGGGACCGCCCGCGGTCGCATCGGCATCGCCAAGGGACCTGTGCTGGGCTATTTCACCGCCGGCTACGCTTTCGCAAACGTCAAGACCGGGGCGAGCGCGTCGTTCGGCGGCGTGACCAACGCGTTCGCGAACGAGCGCATGGCGGGCGGATTGGTCATCGGCAGCGGCGTCGAAGCCGCGTTGGGCGGCAACTGGACCGGCAAAATCGAGTATCTCCGTCTTGATCTCGGCAACCGCAGCGACATCGCAGCCCTGGCCGCCGCGACCCCGATCAACACCGAACTGCGCGAGCATATTTTCCGTGTCGGCCTGAACTACCGGATCGGCGGCACCGCCTATGCGCCGGTCGCGGCCGCGAATTGGGCCGGGTTCTATCTCGGCGGCAATTTCGGCTCCGGCATCGGACGGGACCGCAGTACGCTGAACCAGCCGGCGATCGGGTCTTTCCAGACCTTCAACCTGGCGCCGGAGGGCAAGCTTGGCGGCGTTCAGGCGGGCTACAACTGGCAGGCGGCCAACTGGGTATACGGTCTGGAGGCCGATATTCAGGGCAGCACCCAGAAGGACAACAAGACCTGCGTGCTTTCCTGCACGCCCGGCGCGCCGACGGCGGCCTACGATGCCACGTTGCCCTGGCTTGCAACCGTGCGCGGGCGGCTCGGCTATTCGGTTGGCTCCACCCTGTTCTACGCGACCGGCGGTCTGGCTTACGGCAGCATCAAGACGAAGATCGCCACGACCTCCGTTGCCGGCCAAGTGACGCAATCGTTCTCGCACACCAATGCCGGCTGGACCGCGGGTGCCGGCATCGAAACGCCGTTCAAGTTCATGGGATTGCTGGGTCCGAACTGGACCACCAAGGCCGAATATCTCTACGTCGATCTCGGTTCGACCTCGGACAGTTTCAACTTCGGCGGTGTTCCGGCCACGGCAACCCGGTCCGTGACCGAACACGTCTTCCGCACCGGCATCAACTACCACTTCAATTCGCCGGTCGCTGCGAAGTACTGA
- a CDS encoding LL-diaminopimelate aminotransferase, translating into MEDFYRIRRLPPYVFEKVNQAKAAARNAGADIIDMGMGNPDLPTPPHVLEKLKETLGKPRTDRYSASRGINGLRKAQAAYYGRRFGVKLNPDTQIVATLGSKEGFANVAQAITAPGDVVLCPNPSYPIHAFGFLMAGGVIRSVPSEPTPQFFEAVERAIIHSIPKPLALVVCYPSNPTAYVAELDFYKDLVAFAKKHEIFILSDLAYAEVYFDDNNPPPSVLQVPGAMDVTVEFTSMSKTFSMAGWRMGFAVGNERIIAALARVKSYLDYGAFTPIQVAATAALNGPDDCIREMRDTYRKRRDALVESFGRAGWEIPPPQASMFAWAPLPKAFQGVGSMQFATLMVEKSGVVVSPGVAFGEHGEGYVRIAMVENEQRIRQAARGVRRFLESGIETLHNVVPLANRR; encoded by the coding sequence ATGGAAGATTTTTATCGCATCCGCCGTCTGCCGCCTTACGTGTTCGAGAAGGTCAACCAAGCCAAGGCGGCCGCGCGCAATGCCGGGGCCGACATCATCGACATGGGCATGGGCAATCCGGACCTGCCGACGCCGCCCCATGTGCTGGAAAAGCTTAAGGAGACCCTCGGCAAGCCGCGGACCGACCGCTACTCGGCCTCGCGCGGCATCAATGGCCTGCGCAAGGCGCAAGCCGCCTATTACGGGCGGCGGTTCGGCGTCAAACTCAATCCGGACACCCAGATCGTGGCCACGCTGGGCTCGAAGGAAGGCTTTGCCAATGTGGCGCAGGCGATCACCGCGCCGGGCGACGTCGTGCTGTGCCCCAACCCCAGCTATCCGATTCACGCTTTCGGCTTCCTGATGGCAGGCGGCGTGATCCGCTCGGTACCCTCGGAACCGACGCCGCAGTTTTTCGAGGCGGTGGAGCGCGCGATCATCCATTCGATCCCGAAGCCGCTGGCGCTCGTGGTCTGCTATCCCTCGAATCCGACCGCCTATGTCGCCGAGCTCGATTTTTATAAGGATCTGGTGGCGTTTGCGAAGAAGCACGAGATCTTCATCCTGTCGGATCTGGCCTATGCCGAGGTCTATTTCGACGACAACAATCCGCCGCCCTCGGTGCTGCAGGTTCCGGGCGCGATGGATGTCACCGTCGAGTTCACCTCGATGTCGAAGACGTTTTCGATGGCGGGCTGGCGCATGGGCTTTGCCGTCGGCAATGAGCGGATCATCGCAGCGCTGGCGCGGGTGAAATCCTACCTCGACTACGGCGCGTTCACGCCCATTCAAGTCGCCGCCACCGCCGCGCTGAACGGGCCGGACGACTGCATCAGGGAAATGCGCGATACCTACCGCAAACGCCGCGACGCGCTGGTCGAATCGTTCGGCCGGGCGGGTTGGGAAATTCCGCCGCCGCAGGCCTCGATGTTCGCCTGGGCGCCGCTGCCGAAGGCTTTCCAGGGCGTTGGCAGCATGCAGTTCGCGACCCTGATGGTGGAGAAGTCAGGCGTGGTGGTTTCGCCCGGCGTCGCCTTCGGCGAGCACGGCGAGGGCTATGTCCGCATCGCGATGGTGGAAAACGAGCAGCGGATCCGGCAGGCGGCGCGCGGGGTGCGGCGTTTCCTTGAAAGCGGCATTGAAACGTTGCACAACGTGGTTCCTCTCGCCAACCGGCGCTAA
- a CDS encoding homoserine dehydrogenase, translating into MVAPLKVGIAGLGTVGAEVVRLIEAQSRTLSERSGRGVKVVAVTARSKAKKRSLDLRGVDWAKSPLALATDPNVDCFVELMGGSGEPALSAIEAALKAGKSVVTANKALIAKHGVRLAKAAEKHGGALNYEAAVGAAIPIIKTLREGLAGTGINRVYGILNGTCNYILTRMEQEGLSFAECLKDAQRLGYAEANPSFDVDGHDTAQKLAILASLAFGTKVAQSAVYVEGISSIAPEDLRAAEELGYRVKLLGVAVRTAKGIEQRVHPTMVPKTSSIAQVMGVTNAVTIDGEGIPPITLVGPGAGGAATASAVVADIADVARGIRAKPFGRPVERLRDTTKAPMERHEGGYYIRLMARDLAGTAATIATHLAKQKISLESIVQRHPEGVDANGSARKAAPVPVILITYATSEDAVYRALEAVQRDKVISGRPQVIRIEKN; encoded by the coding sequence ATGGTCGCACCCCTGAAAGTGGGTATCGCGGGGCTCGGCACCGTTGGCGCCGAGGTCGTACGCCTTATCGAAGCGCAGTCGCGGACGCTGTCCGAACGCTCAGGACGCGGCGTGAAGGTCGTGGCCGTGACCGCGCGTTCGAAAGCCAAGAAGCGTTCGCTGGACCTGCGCGGCGTCGACTGGGCCAAGAGCCCGCTGGCGCTGGCGACCGATCCTAATGTCGACTGCTTCGTCGAGCTGATGGGCGGATCCGGCGAGCCGGCCCTGTCGGCGATCGAGGCCGCGCTGAAGGCCGGCAAGTCGGTGGTGACCGCCAACAAGGCGCTGATCGCCAAGCACGGCGTGCGGCTGGCGAAGGCGGCCGAGAAGCACGGCGGCGCACTGAATTACGAGGCGGCGGTCGGCGCCGCCATTCCCATCATCAAGACCCTGCGCGAGGGACTCGCCGGGACCGGCATCAACCGCGTCTACGGTATCCTAAACGGCACCTGCAACTACATCCTGACCCGGATGGAGCAGGAAGGCCTGTCGTTCGCCGAATGCCTGAAGGACGCGCAGCGGCTCGGCTATGCCGAAGCCAATCCGTCGTTCGACGTCGACGGCCACGATACCGCGCAGAAGTTGGCGATTCTTGCCAGTCTCGCCTTCGGCACCAAGGTGGCGCAGAGCGCGGTTTATGTCGAAGGCATCTCCTCGATCGCGCCGGAAGATCTGCGCGCCGCCGAAGAACTCGGCTACCGCGTCAAACTGCTGGGGGTCGCCGTGCGGACCGCCAAGGGCATCGAGCAGCGCGTGCATCCGACCATGGTGCCGAAAACGTCCTCGATCGCGCAGGTGATGGGGGTCACCAACGCCGTCACCATCGACGGCGAGGGCATTCCCCCGATCACGCTGGTGGGACCGGGCGCCGGCGGGGCAGCGACGGCGTCCGCCGTGGTCGCCGACATCGCCGACGTGGCGCGCGGCATTCGCGCCAAGCCGTTCGGACGTCCGGTGGAGCGGCTGCGCGACACCACAAAAGCGCCGATGGAGCGCCACGAGGGCGGTTACTACATCCGCCTGATGGCGCGTGACCTGGCCGGCACCGCCGCCACCATCGCCACCCATCTCGCCAAGCAGAAGATTTCGCTGGAATCGATCGTGCAACGGCACCCCGAGGGCGTCGATGCGAACGGCTCCGCGAGAAAGGCCGCACCTGTTCCGGTCATTCTGATTACCTACGCAACGTCCGAGGACGCGGTCTATCGTGCGCTGGAGGCGGTGCAGCGCGATAAGGTGATCAGCGGCCGGCCGCAGGTGATACGGATCGAAAAGAACTAG
- a CDS encoding PHA/PHB synthase family protein: protein MSDVNSETQGSKAFNAEAFAMNIAKAMETSGQALAAYLKPREGGEPKDKPPSEIGEVIKTFTKVAEYWMTDKGRAEDIQTRMGKAYLDLWGQAARRMAGEADAKPAIEPSPRDKRFKDPEWKSNQFFDFVLQLYLLTTQWAQELVKNAEGVDPHTRKKAEFYVQQITNAIAPSNFVLTNPEVLRETLASNGDNLVRGMKMLSEDIEAGRGTLRIRQSDPANLVVGVNMATTPGKVIYQNELMQLIQYTPTTETVLRTPLLIVPPWINKFYILDLKPEKSYIKWCVDQGITVFVISWVNPDKELGKKTFDDYMKEGPLAAMDIIEKVTGEMKVHTAGYCVGGTLLASTLAWLAEKRRQRVTSATFFAAQVDFTHAGDLLVFVDEDQISTLEKEMETTGVLEGSKMAMAFNMLRSNDLIWSYVVNNYLKGQPPPPFDLLHWNSDATRMPAANHSFYLRNCYLENRLTSGSMVLDNTLLDLSKVKVPVYNLATKEDHIAPAESVLYGSQFFGGPVKFVLSGSGHIAGVVNPPAGGKYQYWTNDKIRDVTLADWMKNATEHKGSWWPDWRQWLESLNAERVPARAVGSEELPPLEDAPGSYVRVRA, encoded by the coding sequence ATGAGTGACGTCAACTCCGAAACCCAGGGTTCGAAGGCGTTCAACGCCGAAGCCTTCGCCATGAACATTGCGAAGGCGATGGAGACGAGTGGCCAGGCGCTCGCGGCCTATCTCAAGCCGCGCGAGGGCGGCGAACCCAAGGACAAGCCGCCCAGCGAAATCGGCGAGGTCATCAAGACTTTCACCAAGGTTGCCGAATACTGGATGACGGACAAGGGGCGCGCCGAAGACATCCAGACCCGGATGGGCAAGGCCTATCTCGATCTCTGGGGCCAGGCCGCACGCCGCATGGCCGGCGAAGCCGACGCCAAGCCTGCGATCGAGCCGTCGCCGCGCGACAAGCGCTTCAAGGATCCGGAGTGGAAATCGAACCAGTTCTTCGATTTCGTGCTGCAGCTCTATCTGCTCACCACGCAATGGGCGCAGGAACTGGTGAAGAACGCCGAAGGCGTCGATCCGCACACCCGCAAGAAGGCCGAGTTCTACGTCCAGCAGATCACCAACGCGATCGCGCCCTCGAATTTCGTGCTGACCAATCCGGAAGTGCTGCGCGAGACGCTGGCCTCGAACGGCGACAATCTGGTGCGCGGCATGAAGATGCTCAGCGAGGACATCGAAGCCGGTCGCGGCACGCTGCGCATCCGCCAGTCCGATCCGGCCAACCTCGTCGTCGGCGTCAACATGGCGACGACGCCGGGCAAGGTGATCTACCAGAACGAATTGATGCAGCTGATCCAGTACACGCCGACCACGGAGACCGTGCTGCGCACGCCGCTCCTGATCGTGCCGCCCTGGATCAACAAGTTCTACATTCTCGATCTCAAGCCGGAAAAATCCTACATCAAATGGTGCGTCGACCAGGGCATCACCGTGTTCGTGATCTCCTGGGTCAATCCGGACAAGGAGCTCGGCAAGAAGACTTTCGACGACTACATGAAGGAAGGCCCGCTTGCCGCGATGGATATCATCGAGAAGGTGACGGGCGAGATGAAGGTGCACACCGCCGGCTACTGCGTCGGCGGCACCCTGCTCGCCTCGACGCTGGCCTGGCTCGCCGAAAAGCGGCGCCAGCGCGTGACCTCGGCGACGTTCTTTGCGGCGCAGGTCGACTTCACCCATGCCGGCGATCTTCTCGTGTTCGTCGATGAAGACCAGATCTCGACGCTGGAAAAGGAGATGGAAACCACCGGCGTTCTGGAAGGCAGCAAGATGGCGATGGCCTTCAACATGCTGCGCTCCAACGATCTGATCTGGTCCTACGTCGTCAACAATTACCTGAAGGGACAGCCGCCGCCTCCCTTCGATCTCCTGCATTGGAACTCCGACGCCACGCGGATGCCGGCTGCCAACCATTCTTTCTATCTGCGCAACTGCTATCTGGAGAACCGGCTCACCTCCGGCAGCATGGTGCTCGACAACACGCTGCTCGATCTGTCGAAGGTCAAGGTGCCCGTCTACAATCTGGCGACCAAGGAAGACCACATCGCGCCCGCGGAATCGGTGCTCTACGGCTCGCAGTTCTTCGGCGGGCCGGTGAAATTCGTGTTGTCGGGCTCCGGCCACATCGCCGGCGTGGTCAACCCCCCGGCCGGCGGCAAATACCAGTACTGGACCAACGACAAGATCAGAGACGTCACCCTCGCCGACTGGATGAAGAACGCGACCGAGCACAAGGGCTCATGGTGGCCCGACTGGCGGCAATGGCTGGAAAGCCTCAACGCCGAGCGCGTGCCGGCGCGCGCCGTCGGCTCCGAGGAACTGCCGCCGCTCGAAGATGCGCCCGGCAGCTACGTCAGGGTCCGCGCGTAG
- a CDS encoding haloacid dehalogenase type II, with translation MSDISAVKALVFDVFGTVVDWRTSLINDFTKWSKTSGIKADWTALVDGWRAVYAASMDEVRKHPERGYQILDTLHLQSLEKLVAQFEIKGLSEADLHYLTMGWHRLYPWPDSVPGLTRLKTKYIISPLSNGNVALLTNMAKFAGLPWDLIMSAELFEHYKPDPETYLGAANLLCLPPEQVMMVAAHNNDLKAAQQNGLKTAFVPRPTEYGPHQKYDLEAKGDWDIVAKDFGGIADRLGC, from the coding sequence ATGTCCGACATATCCGCAGTGAAAGCCCTGGTGTTCGACGTCTTCGGCACCGTCGTCGACTGGCGCACCAGCCTGATCAATGATTTCACCAAATGGTCGAAAACCTCGGGCATCAAGGCCGACTGGACCGCGCTGGTCGACGGCTGGCGCGCGGTCTACGCCGCCTCGATGGACGAAGTGCGCAAGCATCCCGAGCGCGGCTACCAGATCCTCGATACGCTGCACCTGCAATCGCTGGAAAAGCTGGTCGCGCAGTTCGAGATCAAGGGCCTGAGCGAGGCCGACCTGCATTACCTGACGATGGGCTGGCACCGCCTCTATCCCTGGCCCGACAGCGTGCCTGGCCTGACGCGGCTTAAAACGAAGTACATCATCTCGCCGCTCTCCAACGGCAACGTCGCGCTGCTGACCAACATGGCGAAGTTCGCCGGCCTGCCGTGGGACCTCATCATGTCGGCCGAGCTGTTCGAGCACTACAAGCCCGATCCGGAAACCTATCTTGGCGCGGCAAACCTGCTTTGCCTGCCGCCGGAGCAGGTGATGATGGTCGCCGCCCACAACAACGATCTCAAGGCCGCGCAGCAAAATGGCCTGAAGACCGCCTTCGTTCCGCGGCCGACCGAATACGGCCCGCACCAGAAATACGACTTAGAGGCAAAAGGCGACTGGGACATCGTCGCCAAGGATTTTGGCGGCATTGCCGACAGGCTGGGCTGCTAG
- a CDS encoding MFS transporter, producing the protein MRALESGRKIIGILVVVAIGQVIGWGTVGLLAVVGREVAADLDMDITAVFAGNSIFYVATGLSAPVLARAFIRFGARRVMISGSIIAAPGFVLLSNSTGPATFFAAWIILGIAGSAKLATATYILLNEIVGRAARRAIGALMLVTGLASSVFWPTTSFLSGVMGWRNTCLVYAGLMVLVCLPLYVFGLPRYVQRKEETGSPQLPGEPKIVRKSTFYLIASATVLCAFVTFGFGATMIELLRAEGLTPAQAVTFGSMLGVIQVSARGLDFLGGGRWDGITTALIATATLVVAILLLMIGDGSHWMIAAFILLYGLGSGALAVARATIPLVFYDNVEFAKMTSRIAMPLNLIAAASPPILVGLLSNFGSNALLGFGALCASAALLMLYWLSRHRPTIRSVVAN; encoded by the coding sequence ATGAGGGCGTTGGAGTCCGGCAGGAAGATCATCGGCATCCTTGTTGTCGTTGCGATCGGGCAGGTGATCGGATGGGGTACCGTCGGCCTTCTGGCCGTCGTCGGCCGGGAAGTCGCCGCCGACCTCGACATGGACATCACGGCCGTGTTCGCCGGCAATTCGATCTTCTATGTGGCGACAGGCTTGTCGGCGCCGGTTCTCGCCCGGGCATTCATCCGCTTCGGGGCGAGGCGAGTGATGATATCAGGCAGCATCATTGCCGCGCCGGGCTTCGTCCTGCTGTCAAATTCGACCGGTCCCGCGACGTTCTTCGCGGCATGGATCATCCTCGGGATCGCCGGCAGCGCGAAATTGGCCACCGCCACCTACATCCTGCTCAATGAGATCGTGGGACGTGCCGCCAGGCGTGCGATCGGCGCGCTGATGCTGGTGACGGGGCTGGCCAGCAGCGTGTTCTGGCCGACCACCTCGTTTCTCTCCGGCGTGATGGGCTGGCGCAACACCTGTCTGGTCTATGCCGGGCTGATGGTGCTGGTCTGCCTGCCGCTCTACGTGTTCGGACTGCCGCGTTACGTACAACGCAAGGAAGAAACCGGTTCGCCGCAACTGCCCGGCGAACCCAAAATCGTCCGGAAAAGCACGTTCTATCTGATCGCCTCGGCGACCGTGTTGTGCGCTTTCGTCACCTTCGGATTCGGCGCCACCATGATCGAACTGCTGAGAGCCGAGGGTCTCACGCCGGCGCAGGCCGTCACCTTCGGCTCGATGTTGGGCGTGATTCAGGTCAGCGCCCGGGGTCTCGATTTCCTCGGCGGCGGCCGATGGGACGGAATAACGACCGCCCTGATCGCCACCGCAACGCTGGTCGTGGCGATCCTTCTTCTGATGATCGGCGACGGCTCGCACTGGATGATCGCGGCCTTCATCCTGCTGTATGGGCTCGGCAGCGGCGCGCTTGCGGTGGCGCGCGCAACCATCCCGCTGGTGTTCTACGACAACGTCGAATTCGCCAAAATGACGTCGCGAATCGCCATGCCGCTCAACCTCATCGCCGCGGCGTCGCCGCCCATCCTCGTCGGCCTGCTGTCGAATTTCGGCAGCAACGCCCTGCTTGGCTTCGGCGCGCTGTGCGCGAGCGCGGCGCTGCTGATGCTGTACTGGCTCAGCCGTCACCGTCCGACCATTCGGTCGGTTGTCGCGAACTGA
- the glpX gene encoding class II fructose-bisphosphatase, translating into MSTHISVPPQLLLERILTLEIVRVTERAAVSAARLRGHGQEKPADQAAVDAMRRELNKLPIEGTIVIGEGERDEAPMLFIGEKVGLNAGPQVDIAVDPLEGTTLCAKNMPGAIATMAMADGGTLLHAPDVYMQKLAVGPGYKKGVVELDATPADNVKRLAKAKGVEPAAITVLVLDRPRHADIIANIRSTGAAVRLITDGDVAGVIHCADPDNTGVDMYIGTGGAPEGVLAAAALRCIGGQMQCRLILDNEEKRERAHKMGVMDPKMIYGIEDMAKGDCLFAATGVTTGSLLSGVKFRKDGVIETETVVMRSVTGTVRYIKAEHRQLDKFHLD; encoded by the coding sequence ATGTCGACCCATATTTCCGTTCCGCCGCAATTGTTGCTCGAGCGCATCTTGACGCTCGAAATCGTGCGCGTGACGGAGCGCGCCGCGGTTTCAGCGGCGCGACTGCGCGGCCACGGCCAGGAGAAGCCGGCCGACCAGGCCGCGGTCGACGCGATGCGCCGCGAACTCAACAAGCTGCCGATCGAAGGCACCATCGTGATCGGCGAGGGCGAGCGCGACGAGGCGCCGATGCTGTTCATCGGCGAGAAGGTCGGGCTCAACGCCGGCCCGCAGGTCGATATCGCGGTCGACCCGCTGGAAGGCACCACGCTGTGCGCCAAGAACATGCCGGGCGCGATTGCGACCATGGCGATGGCCGATGGCGGCACGCTGCTGCACGCGCCCGACGTCTACATGCAGAAACTCGCGGTCGGCCCGGGCTACAAGAAGGGTGTGGTCGAACTCGACGCGACGCCGGCCGACAATGTGAAGCGGCTCGCCAAGGCCAAGGGCGTCGAGCCCGCGGCGATCACGGTCTTGGTGCTCGACCGCCCGCGCCATGCCGACATCATCGCCAACATCCGCTCGACGGGTGCTGCGGTGCGGCTGATCACCGACGGCGACGTCGCCGGCGTGATCCATTGCGCCGACCCTGACAACACCGGCGTCGACATGTATATCGGCACCGGCGGCGCGCCCGAGGGCGTGCTGGCGGCGGCGGCGCTGCGTTGCATCGGCGGCCAGATGCAGTGCCGGCTGATCCTCGACAACGAGGAGAAGCGCGAGCGCGCGCACAAGATGGGCGTGATGGACCCGAAGATGATCTATGGCATCGAGGACATGGCGAAGGGCGACTGCCTGTTCGCGGCCACCGGCGTCACCACGGGCTCGCTGCTGTCGGGTGTCAAGTTCCGCAAGGACGGCGTAATCGAGACCGAGACGGTGGTGATGCGCTCGGTCACCGGCACGGTGCGCTACATCAAGGCCGAGCATAGGCAGCTCGATAAATTTCACCTGGATTGA
- a CDS encoding methyl-accepting chemotaxis protein, protein MRFSLLTKVILFGCLTVLSLLSILGICSYSNSQVRVGGPIYSDIKLSADLLADILPPPMYVIEAYLESSMAMRDPTTLAAHKKRLGELRKEFEDRQGFWSKSELRNDMKNRLTVDSQAEVQKFWTILDRDLMPALEKSDTTRANEAFARLGSAYAAHRAIIDDLVMKAQASNKELEDAAAQRISMFAILTWAICGIGAAVIGLSIVSNIFGTVRPVVRLTDAVTAIAAGDLGTAIPGRDRVDEIGKLAGAVGLVQRNAEKKARDELERTLQHEAAAAEQRRAEMHRLASIFETSVGNIVQAVSSASTELEFSANTLASTASQSEKLATMVASGSEEASVNVQAVASATEELSTSVNEISRQVQESARIASNAVDQAHSTTQRVGELSVAATRIGDVVELINTIASQTNLLALNATIEAARAGDAGRGFAVVASEVKALAEQTAKATEEISQQISSVQAATQESVTAIKDISATIAKLSDVSSAIASAVEEQGTATLEISRNIQQASYGTQQVSSNILDVQRGAQATGSASSDLLSTAKTLAGDGSRLKSEVSRFLDNVRSA, encoded by the coding sequence ATGAGATTTTCGCTGCTGACGAAAGTCATTCTGTTCGGCTGCCTGACCGTGCTCTCGCTTCTGTCGATCCTTGGCATCTGCAGCTATTCCAACAGCCAGGTACGGGTCGGCGGGCCCATCTATTCGGACATCAAGCTCAGCGCGGATCTCCTTGCCGATATCCTGCCGCCGCCGATGTATGTCATCGAGGCCTATCTCGAATCGTCGATGGCCATGCGGGATCCGACGACGCTGGCCGCTCACAAGAAGCGGCTCGGCGAGCTTCGGAAGGAATTCGAGGATCGCCAAGGCTTCTGGTCAAAGTCCGAGTTGCGCAATGACATGAAGAATCGGCTCACGGTCGATTCGCAGGCGGAGGTTCAGAAGTTCTGGACCATCCTCGATCGCGACCTGATGCCGGCCCTGGAAAAATCGGACACCACCAGGGCGAACGAAGCCTTTGCCCGTCTCGGATCGGCCTACGCGGCTCACCGGGCGATCATCGACGACCTCGTGATGAAGGCGCAGGCATCCAACAAGGAACTCGAAGACGCGGCTGCGCAGCGAATTTCGATGTTTGCGATTCTGACGTGGGCTATCTGCGGCATCGGCGCGGCGGTGATCGGGCTGAGCATCGTTTCGAACATCTTCGGAACCGTTCGCCCGGTCGTCCGCCTGACCGACGCCGTCACGGCCATCGCGGCCGGAGATCTCGGCACCGCCATCCCCGGTCGCGACCGCGTCGACGAAATCGGAAAGCTCGCCGGCGCCGTCGGACTGGTCCAGCGCAACGCCGAGAAGAAAGCACGCGACGAACTGGAACGGACCTTACAGCACGAGGCGGCGGCGGCGGAGCAACGCAGGGCCGAGATGCATCGGCTGGCCAGCATCTTCGAAACCAGCGTGGGTAACATCGTTCAAGCGGTCTCGTCTGCCTCGACGGAGCTGGAATTCTCGGCCAATACGCTCGCCTCGACCGCGTCTCAATCGGAAAAGCTCGCGACGATGGTTGCGTCCGGGTCCGAAGAGGCGTCCGTGAACGTCCAGGCCGTCGCCTCGGCCACAGAGGAACTCTCGACCTCGGTCAATGAAATCAGCCGGCAGGTGCAGGAATCCGCGCGGATCGCCAGCAACGCGGTCGATCAGGCTCACTCGACGACACAGCGTGTCGGCGAGCTTTCCGTCGCGGCGACGCGGATCGGCGATGTCGTCGAACTGATCAACACGATCGCCAGCCAGACCAACCTGCTGGCGCTGAACGCGACGATCGAGGCGGCGCGCGCGGGCGACGCGGGCCGCGGCTTCGCCGTCGTCGCCTCCGAAGTCAAGGCGCTGGCCGAGCAGACGGCCAAGGCGACCGAGGAAATCAGCCAGCAGATATCAAGCGTGCAGGCGGCGACCCAGGAATCCGTCACCGCCATCAAGGATATCTCAGCGACGATCGCAAAGCTCTCGGACGTATCGTCGGCCATCGCTTCGGCCGTGGAAGAACAAGGTACCGCGACGCTCGAGATCTCGCGCAATATTCAGCAGGCCTCCTATGGCACCCAACAAGTCTCGTCCAACATCCTCGATGTCCAGCGCGGCGCGCAGGCGACGGGATCGGCCTCCTCTGATCTGCTGTCGACAGCCAAGACGCTGGCGGGAGACGGCAGCCGGCTGAAGTCGGAAGTCTCCCGGTTTCTCGACAACGTCCGGTCCGCGTGA
- a CDS encoding MAPEG family protein, with protein sequence MTRELFWLTLTVILTGLLWIPYIVNRCQVRGLSGAMANPSRADKPQADWANRLMFAHDNAVENLVIFAPLVLILNAIDYSDKWTVMACAVYFWSRVAHLIVYTLGLPVFRTLAFTVGFLAQAVLALAIFKLV encoded by the coding sequence ATGACGCGTGAATTGTTCTGGCTGACGCTGACCGTGATTTTGACCGGGCTGCTATGGATTCCCTACATCGTCAATCGCTGCCAGGTGCGCGGCCTTTCCGGCGCCATGGCCAACCCCTCGCGCGCCGACAAGCCGCAGGCCGACTGGGCCAACCGGCTGATGTTCGCGCATGACAACGCGGTCGAGAACCTGGTCATCTTTGCGCCGCTGGTGCTGATCCTCAACGCCATCGACTATTCCGACAAATGGACCGTGATGGCGTGCGCCGTCTACTTCTGGTCCCGCGTCGCGCATCTGATCGTCTACACGCTCGGCCTGCCGGTATTCCGCACGCTGGCGTTCACGGTCGGCTTCCTGGCACAGGCCGTGCTCGCGCTGGCGATCTTCAAGCTGGTGTGA